A window of the Oncorhynchus masou masou isolate Uvic2021 chromosome 13, UVic_Omas_1.1, whole genome shotgun sequence genome harbors these coding sequences:
- the LOC135553352 gene encoding amino acid transporter heavy chain SLC3A2-like: MTFSKLFTNVGVTCERQGSRIGIQLNMDGGYGSTAAGSGMSGSLGGSETVPLLITDPEPETPKWQPMSKEQLELEAGGPGWRKIRSRLVVVFWLGWLALLGASVATIVQSPRPVAPPLLWWQRALFYRLQPILLMDAQNEVPDGINVVCEQLPYLKSLGVKALLLEGLFHQDVSPLDLSKINERVGTVPQIQQLLMESHKAGIKVVFDFCDLDLFGPKDSVGNDSAVPSDFTGSIQCALQFWLEQGVAGFGICDTDAAYSKKTLTEWRVLVKEFSTSDDERIVVVKQTGESLPALNTSSTSVNSSLVELVMMSLLPHEHHLLSRQEVANAVERHLSTSHGELWPSWTVGGEASPMLHRILLVLMMTLPGSPVVKYGEEIVNSPNASADMSWEREADKTIGLNDSVGEQRKLKRSALALFSSLSGSRLREESLLYGSFTFLPFNTTSLPPYSNSTLDPPSAPVLAFLRSWGCVHFLVLLNLGPEAQALDPAWALSLPTAGVFVTSTGMDRLGGTSLETLRLQPEEAIVIKLFESDSYSS, from the exons ATGACATTTAGCAAATTATTCACAAACGTGGGTGTGACATGTGAGCGCCAAGG TAGCCGAATTGGAATTCAATTGAACATGGATGGTGGCTATGGCAGCACAGCAGCGGGCTCTGGGATGTCGGGCAGTCTGGGCGGCTCTGAGACGGTCCCACTGCTAATCACGGACCCCGAACCAGAGACGCCGAAATGGCAGCCCATGTCCAAGGAACAGCTGGAGCTCGAAGCCGGGGGCCCGGGGTGGAGGAAAATACGCTCCCGCCTGGTGGTGGTCTTCTGGCTGGGTTGGCTGGCCTTGCTGGGCGCCTCTGTCGCCACCATAGTGCAGAGCCCTCGGCCGGTCGCACCGCCGCTACTGTGGTGGCAGAGGGCGCTGTTTTACCGCCTACAGCCCATACTGCTCATGGACGCCCAGAACGAGGTGCCAGATGGTATCAACG TGGTGTGTGAGCAGCTACCATACCTGAAGTCCCTGGGTGTAAAGGCTCTGCTTCTGGAGGGGCTGTTTCACCAGGACGTGTCCCCACTGGATCTCAGTAAGATTAATGAGCGAGTGGGTACAGTGCCTCAGATCCAACAACTGCTCATGGAGAGCCACAAAGCAG GCATCAAAGTAGTGTTTGACTTCTGTGATCTGGATCTGTTCGGACCCAAAGACTCAGTAGGCAACGACTCTGCTGTGCCCTCTGACTTCACTGGCTCAATACAG TGTGCACTCCAATTCTGGTTGGAACAGGGTGTGGCAGGATTTGGGATCTGTGACACAGATGCTGCATATTCCAAAAAG ACTCTGACCGAGTGGAGAGTTCTGGTCAAGGAGTTCAGCACATCAGATGATGAGAG GATTGTAGTGGTGAAACAAACAGGAGAGTCTCTACCTGCCCTGAATACCTCTAGCACGTCAGTCAACAGCTCATTGGTGGAGCTGGTTATGATGTCACTACTGCCGCATGAGCATCACCTCCTGTCCAGACAGGAAGTGGCCAATGCTGTGGAGAGACACCTGTCGACATCCCACGGCGAACTTTGGCCCAGTTGGACG GTGGGCGGTGAAGCATCACCGATGTTGCACAGAATACTCCTGGTTCTGATGATGACACTACCTGGATCACCTGTTGTCAAATACGGAGAAGAAATAGTTAATTCGCCG AATGCGTCTGCAGACATGAGCTGGGAACGTGAGGCAGACAAGACCATTGGACTGAACGACTCTGTTGGG GAACAGAGGAAGCTCAAACGCTCTGCCTTGGCTCTGTTCAGCTCCCTCAGTGGCTCTCGCCTCAGAGAAGAATCTCTCCTTTATGGGAGCTTCACCTTTCTCCCCTTCaacaccacctccctccccccctaCTCCAACTCCACCCTGGACCCCCCATCAGCCCCTGTGCTAGCCTTCCTGCGCTCTTGGGGCTGTGTCCACTTCCTGGTGCTGCTCAACCTTGGGCCTGAGGCCCAAGCCCTGGACCCAGCATGGGCTCTCAGCCTTCCCACTGCTGGGGTGTTTGTGACCAGCACAGGGATGGACCGCCTGGGCGGCACCTCCCTGGAAACACTGAGGCTCCAGCCAGAGGAGGCCATAGTCATCAAACTGTTTGAGTCTGACAGCTACTCCTCCTAG
- the LOC135551489 gene encoding protein phosphatase 1A-like, with protein MRTARRASTVEVPSFLRQLAKETEKMVTFFFKGGQRDGQEGSEEDSSDEDNGPSVYLDRPVLDKHTAEGRSQWGVNYATASMQGWRAQMEDAHTCMPEMGGELAEWGYYAVFDGHAGNTVAQYCSHNLLQHILATGRVKAEEDPDDVKEGIIEGFLAIDSHMHTLTRQECWERSGSTAAAVMLSPQYVYFVNCGDSRTLLCRDGQVIFYTEDHKPFNPREKERIQNAGGSVTQHRVNGSLAVSRSLGDFDFKEVDWRSQTEQLVSPEPEVYELERSPQDEFLIVACDGVWDAIGNEELCAFVHSRLQVCDDLREICNQVIDLCLYKGSLDNMSIIIVTFPGAPQVSQEALQKEAELETILEAKVEEIINLLKSRDKDPDLLYVMKFLVSEDIPGLPPGGGVTSKRDCVISAYQKFVTPFRSLEPMDIGGSEESN; from the exons ATGAGGACAGCCAGGCGGGCCAGCACCGTGGAGGTGCCCTCCTTCCTCCGCCAGCTAGCCaaggagacagagaagatggTCACCTTCTTCTttaaggggggacagagagatggccaAGAGGGGAGCGAAGAGGACTCCAGTGATGAGGATAACGGGCCGAGCGTCTACCTGGACCGGCCCGTCCTGGATAAGCACACGGCCGAGGGGAGGTCTCAGTGGGGGGTGAACTATGCAACGGCCAGCATGCAGGGCTGGAGGGCGCAGATGGAGGACGCCCACACCTGCATGCCGGAGATGGGAGGAGAGCTGGCGGAGTGGGGCTACTATGCAGTGTTTGATGGACACGCTGGCAACACGGTGGCACAGTACTGCTCCCATAACCTGCTGCAACACATCCTCGCTACAG GGCGCGTAAAGGCAGAGGAGGACCCTGACGACGTGAAGGAGGGGATCATCGAGGGCTTCCTGGCCATTGACAGCCACATGCACACACTGACGCGCCAGGAATGCTGGGAGCGCAGCGGCTCCACGGCGGCCGCCGTCATGCTCTCGCCGCAGTACGTCTACTTCGTCAACTGTGGCGACTCGCGGACGCTCCTCTGCCGCGACGGCCAGGTCATCTTCTACACGGAGGACCACAAGCCCTTCAACCCCAGGGAGAAGGAGCGGATACAGAACGCGGGCGGCTCGGTGACCCAGCATAGGGTGAACGGCTCCCTGGCTGTGTCCAGGTCCCTGGGAGACTTTGACTTTAAGGAGGTGGACTGGAGGTCCCAGACTGAGCAGCTGGTCTCCCCAGAGCCAGAGGTGTACGAGCTGGAGAGGTCCCCGCAAGACGAGTTCCTCATAGTGGCTTGTGACGGAGTGTGGGACGCCATCGGCAACGAGGAGCTGTGTGCGTTCGTCCACAGTCGCCTGCAGGTGTGCGATGACCTGAGGGAGATCTGCAACCAGGTCATTGACCTCTGCCTCTATAAG GGTAGTTTGGACAACATGAGCATCATCATCGTGACCTTCCCTGGTGCACCCCAGGTGTCACAAGAGGCCCTACAAAAAGAGGCCGAGCTAGAGACGATCCTCGAAGCCAAAGTGGAAG agattaTCAACTTGCTAAAGTCACGGGACAAGGACCCTGACCTGCTGTACGTGATGAAGTTTCTGGTCTCTGAGGACATACCTGGCCTGCCACCAGGGGGGGGAGTCACCAGCAA AAGAGACTGTGTCATCTCTGCATATCAGAAGTTTGTAACGCCCTTCAGATCTCTGGAACCGATG GACATCGGAGGATCTGAAGAGTCCAACTAG